One window from the genome of Streptomyces sp. NBC_01476 encodes:
- a CDS encoding phytoene/squalene synthase family protein gives MPRHELDAAGIHDPALRADYLACRLLNSRHGRTYFLATRLLPAARRPAVHALYGFARRADDIVDDLGSGATAAEREAALTGLGRRLDRCLHGEPGTEPVVRALAHTAASYGIAHRYFTDFMASMRADLHVTDYPAFADLRAYMHGSAAVIGLQMLPVLGHVVPREEAEPHAAALGIAFQLTNFLRDVGEDLDRGRVYLPADLLAAHGVDRARLEWSRGTGRRDRRITAALADFAALTRGFYHRALPGIPMLDPVARPCVRTACVLYGGIVTAVADDGYAALHRRSAVPRRVRASVALDGLVRVGAARLRAARAAEPPGTGGPFALAEAAA, from the coding sequence ATGCCCCGACACGAACTCGACGCCGCCGGAATCCACGACCCCGCGCTGCGGGCCGACTATCTGGCCTGCCGGCTGCTCAACTCCCGCCACGGCCGGACGTACTTCCTCGCCACCCGGCTGCTGCCCGCCGCCCGCCGCCCCGCCGTGCACGCGCTCTACGGCTTCGCCCGCCGGGCCGACGACATCGTGGACGACCTCGGCAGCGGCGCCACCGCCGCCGAGCGGGAAGCCGCCCTCACCGGACTCGGCCGCCGGCTCGACCGCTGCCTGCACGGCGAACCCGGCACCGAACCGGTGGTGCGGGCACTGGCGCACACCGCCGCCTCCTACGGCATCGCCCACCGGTACTTCACCGACTTCATGGCCTCGATGCGGGCCGACCTGCACGTCACCGACTACCCGGCCTTCGCCGACCTGCGCGCCTACATGCACGGCTCGGCCGCCGTCATCGGCCTGCAGATGCTCCCGGTACTCGGTCATGTCGTCCCCCGCGAGGAGGCCGAGCCGCACGCCGCCGCGCTCGGGATCGCCTTCCAGCTCACCAACTTCCTGCGGGACGTGGGCGAGGACCTCGACCGCGGCCGGGTCTATCTGCCCGCCGACCTGCTCGCCGCGCACGGGGTCGACCGGGCCCGTCTGGAGTGGAGCCGCGGCACCGGCCGCCGCGACCGCCGGATCACCGCCGCGCTCGCCGACTTCGCCGCCCTGACCCGCGGCTTCTACCACCGGGCACTGCCCGGCATCCCGATGCTCGACCCGGTGGCCCGGCCCTGCGTCCGGACCGCGTGCGTGCTGTACGGCGGCATCGTCACCGCGGTGGCGGACGACGGCTACGCGGCCTTGCACCGGCGCTCCGCGGTGCCCCGGCGGGTACGCGCCTCGGTGGCGCTGGA
- the crtI gene encoding phytoene desaturase family protein: MRTVPGPTGHTVVVGAGLSGLAAALHLLGAGRRVTVVERAAQPGGRAGRIEQGGYHFDTGPTVLTMPDLLEEPLAAVGRTLRDHLELIELHPAYRARFADGSSLDVHTRAEEMEEAVRAFAGPAEAAGYRRLRGWLEALYRAQLRHFIDTNFDSPLQLLHPDLARLAALGGFGRLDAGIGRHLHDERLRRVFSFQALYAGVPPARALAAYAVIAYMDTVAGVYFPRGGMHAVPRALAGAAEAAGADFRYRQEVTGLEQRSGRVTAVLTAHDRIPCDAVVLSCELPHAYRLLGRTPRRPVRLRRSPSAVVLHAGTDRTWPELAHHTISFGAAWEQTFEELTSSGQLMTDPSLLITRPTTHDPDLAPPGRHLHYVLAPCPNTDIGPGPADWRELGPGYRDSILTELEKRGLAGLGAAIEQQRLVTPADWSDQGHAAGTPFSLAHTFAQTGPFRPANLVRGADNVVLAGCGTTPGVGVPTVLISGKLAAARITGAPPRRRLPGRPVRTRPPAADEG; encoded by the coding sequence ATGAGAACGGTCCCCGGCCCCACAGGGCACACCGTCGTCGTCGGCGCCGGCCTCTCCGGGCTCGCCGCCGCCCTGCATCTGCTCGGCGCGGGGCGCCGGGTCACCGTGGTGGAGCGCGCCGCGCAGCCCGGCGGGCGGGCCGGCCGGATCGAACAGGGCGGCTACCACTTCGACACCGGGCCCACCGTGCTCACCATGCCGGACCTGCTGGAGGAGCCGCTGGCAGCGGTCGGCCGGACACTGCGGGACCACCTGGAGCTGATCGAACTCCACCCCGCCTACCGCGCCAGGTTCGCCGACGGCAGCAGCCTCGATGTGCACACCCGCGCCGAGGAGATGGAAGAGGCGGTCCGCGCCTTCGCCGGACCCGCCGAGGCGGCCGGCTACCGGCGGCTGCGCGGCTGGCTGGAAGCCCTCTACCGCGCCCAGTTGCGCCACTTCATCGACACCAACTTCGACTCGCCGCTGCAACTCCTCCACCCCGACCTCGCCCGGCTGGCCGCCCTGGGCGGCTTCGGCCGCCTCGACGCCGGGATCGGCCGCCACCTCCACGACGAGCGGCTGCGCCGGGTCTTCTCCTTCCAGGCGCTGTACGCGGGGGTGCCGCCGGCCCGCGCGCTGGCCGCGTACGCCGTGATCGCCTACATGGACACCGTCGCCGGCGTCTACTTCCCGCGCGGCGGCATGCACGCCGTCCCCCGGGCACTGGCCGGCGCGGCCGAGGCGGCCGGCGCGGACTTCCGCTACCGGCAGGAGGTGACCGGCCTGGAGCAGCGCTCCGGCCGGGTCACCGCGGTGCTCACCGCACACGACCGCATCCCCTGCGACGCGGTGGTCCTCAGCTGCGAACTCCCGCACGCCTACCGGCTGCTGGGCCGGACCCCGCGCCGCCCGGTGCGGCTGCGCCGCTCGCCGTCCGCGGTGGTCCTGCACGCGGGCACCGACCGCACCTGGCCCGAACTGGCCCATCACACCATCTCCTTCGGGGCCGCGTGGGAGCAGACCTTCGAGGAACTCACCTCCTCGGGACAGCTGATGACCGACCCCTCACTGCTCATCACCCGGCCCACCACCCACGACCCGGACCTCGCGCCCCCCGGCCGTCATCTGCACTACGTCCTGGCGCCCTGCCCCAACACCGACATCGGCCCCGGCCCGGCGGACTGGCGTGAACTCGGCCCGGGCTACCGGGACTCGATCCTGACCGAACTGGAAAAGCGCGGCCTGGCCGGGCTCGGCGCCGCCATCGAGCAGCAGCGCCTGGTCACCCCCGCCGACTGGTCCGACCAGGGGCACGCCGCCGGCACGCCCTTCTCCCTGGCCCACACCTTCGCGCAGACCGGCCCGTTCCGCCCCGCCAACCTGGTCCGCGGCGCCGACAACGTGGTGCTGGCCGGCTGCGGCACGACCCCCGGGGTGGGCGTACCGACCGTCCTGATCTCCGGGAAGCTCGCCGCCGCCCGCATCACCGGGGCGCCGCCCCGGCGCCGCCTGCCCGGACGTCCGGTCCGCACCCGGCCACCGGCCGCCGACGAGGGATAA
- a CDS encoding polyprenyl synthetase family protein, translated as MTAPSRYPAAVQPVGSRTDEDVAGAVERVLAEVFRDRRAEAAAVDPVFAGHIARRLADFALDGGARRRPALVWWGWRACGGLGGPESVRSVLEVAASLELIQCAALIHDDVMDGSAVRRGQPAVHVDLADRYGGAEPPGPLTARAAAPFGWSAAVLVGDLALAWADDMIADADLTLAARYRLQQVWRAMRTEMVAGQYLDLQAQVTGSRSPARAMRIAYLKSARYSVERPLALGAALAGADAATRRALRDAGLCAGLAFQLRDDLLGVFGDPLRTGKPAGDDIREGKVTYLVTTARRLARQNPAALRVLDTALGDRELTPAALDRVREVLVSTGGRRYVEARIDRLADACRTRLRAVRLEPAARERLLAVLEDAAGRTGQQQNRPGGGPG; from the coding sequence GTGACCGCCCCGTCGCGGTATCCCGCCGCCGTGCAGCCGGTGGGGTCACGGACCGACGAGGACGTGGCCGGCGCGGTGGAGCGGGTACTGGCCGAGGTGTTCCGGGACCGGCGCGCGGAGGCGGCCGCGGTCGACCCGGTCTTCGCCGGGCACATCGCCCGGCGGCTTGCCGACTTCGCCCTGGACGGCGGGGCCCGCCGCCGGCCCGCCCTGGTGTGGTGGGGGTGGCGCGCCTGCGGCGGGCTCGGCGGCCCGGAGAGCGTACGGTCCGTGCTGGAGGTCGCCGCCTCGCTGGAACTGATCCAGTGCGCCGCACTGATCCACGACGACGTGATGGACGGCTCGGCGGTCCGCCGCGGGCAGCCGGCCGTGCATGTGGACCTCGCCGACCGCTACGGCGGCGCCGAACCGCCCGGGCCGCTCACCGCGCGGGCCGCGGCGCCCTTCGGCTGGTCCGCGGCCGTCCTGGTCGGCGACCTCGCGCTCGCCTGGGCCGACGACATGATCGCCGACGCGGACCTCACGCTCGCCGCCCGCTACCGGCTGCAGCAGGTGTGGCGGGCGATGCGCACCGAGATGGTGGCCGGCCAGTACCTGGACCTGCAGGCCCAGGTGACCGGCTCCCGCTCGCCGGCCCGGGCGATGCGGATCGCCTACCTCAAAAGCGCCCGCTACTCGGTGGAACGCCCGCTCGCGCTGGGCGCCGCCCTCGCCGGGGCGGACGCCGCCACCCGCCGGGCGCTGCGCGACGCCGGCCTCTGCGCGGGCCTCGCCTTCCAGCTCCGCGACGATCTGCTCGGCGTCTTCGGCGACCCGCTGCGTACCGGCAAACCGGCCGGCGACGACATCCGCGAGGGCAAGGTCACCTATCTGGTGACCACCGCCCGCCGGCTCGCCCGGCAGAACCCGGCGGCGCTGCGGGTGCTCGACACCGCCCTGGGCGACCGCGAACTGACCCCGGCCGCCCTCGACCGGGTCCGCGAGGTACTGGTCAGCACCGGCGGCAGACGGTACGTCGAAGCCCGGATCGACCGGCTGGCCGACGCCTGCCGGACCCGGCTGCGTGCGGTCCGGCTCGAACCGGCCGCCAGGGAACGGCTGCTGGCGGTCCTGGAGGACGCGGCGGGACGCACCGGTCAGCAGCAGAACCGCCCCGGCGGAGGCCCCGGATGA
- a CDS encoding zinc-dependent alcohol dehydrogenase has protein sequence MRATVWHGRRDVRVEHVPDPAIQEETDAVIRITSSGLCGSDLHLYEVLAPFMTPGDILGHEPMGIVEEVGPAVRNLAPGDRVVVPFQIACGHCWMCAQGLPTQCETTQVTAYGMGAQLFGYTKLYGSVPGAQAEYLRVPQAQFGPIKVPEGPPDDRFVYLSDVLPTAWQAVRYADLPQDGTLLVLGLGPIGAMACRVARHLGAGPVIAVDLVPERLDRARQDGVIALDLTAFDSADALKSAVQDLTHGRGPDSVIDAVGTEAHGSTVAKLAQAAAGLLPRSLGSRLTETAGMDRLGALELAISLVRRGGTISVSGVYGGAADPLPMMTMFDKQVQLRMGQANVRRWSDEILPLLTDEDPLGVDSFATHHVPLDEAPDAYAMFQKKEDGAIKVVFRP, from the coding sequence ATGCGGGCTACCGTGTGGCACGGCAGGCGGGACGTACGTGTCGAGCACGTACCGGACCCCGCCATCCAGGAGGAGACGGACGCCGTCATCAGGATCACCTCCTCCGGTCTGTGCGGCTCCGACCTGCACCTCTACGAGGTGCTCGCGCCGTTCATGACCCCGGGCGACATCCTCGGCCACGAGCCGATGGGCATCGTGGAGGAGGTCGGCCCTGCGGTGCGGAACCTGGCGCCCGGCGACCGCGTGGTGGTGCCCTTCCAGATCGCCTGCGGCCACTGCTGGATGTGCGCCCAGGGGCTGCCGACGCAGTGCGAGACCACCCAGGTGACCGCGTACGGAATGGGCGCGCAGCTCTTCGGCTACACGAAGCTGTACGGCTCGGTGCCGGGCGCGCAGGCGGAGTATCTGCGGGTGCCGCAGGCCCAGTTCGGTCCGATCAAGGTGCCCGAGGGCCCGCCGGACGACCGCTTCGTCTACCTCTCCGACGTACTGCCGACCGCGTGGCAGGCGGTGCGGTACGCGGACCTGCCGCAGGACGGCACCTTGCTGGTGCTCGGTCTCGGGCCGATCGGCGCGATGGCCTGCCGGGTGGCCCGGCATCTGGGCGCCGGTCCGGTGATCGCGGTGGATCTGGTGCCCGAACGCCTCGACCGGGCCCGCCAGGACGGGGTGATCGCGCTGGATCTGACCGCCTTCGACTCGGCGGACGCGCTGAAGAGCGCGGTGCAGGACCTCACCCACGGCCGCGGCCCGGACAGCGTGATCGACGCGGTCGGCACCGAGGCGCACGGCAGCACGGTGGCGAAGCTGGCGCAGGCCGCGGCGGGGCTGCTGCCGCGCAGCCTGGGCAGCAGGCTCACCGAGACGGCGGGCATGGACCGGCTCGGGGCGCTGGAGCTGGCGATCTCACTGGTGCGGCGCGGCGGCACCATCTCGGTGAGCGGGGTGTACGGCGGCGCCGCCGATCCGCTGCCGATGATGACGATGTTCGACAAGCAGGTCCAGCTGCGGATGGGCCAGGCCAACGTACGGCGCTGGAGCGACGAGATCCTGCCGCTGCTCACCGACGAGGACCCGCTGGGCGTCGACTCCTTCGCCACCCATCACGTACCGCTGGACGAGGCGCCGGACGCGTACGCGATGTTCCAGAAGAAGGAGGACGGTGCGATCAAGGTGGTCTTCCGGCCCTGA
- the sthA gene encoding Si-specific NAD(P)(+) transhydrogenase: MPDFDMLVIGSGPGGQKAAIAAAKLGRRAAIVDVPDRLGGVSLHTGTIPSKTLREAVLYLTGLNQRDLYGQSYRLKEDITIADLTARTQHVVTREVDVIRNQLSRNQVAMLPGVGRFMDDHTVAVRDASGQDRLVTAEHIVIATGTRPARPASVEFDDVTVMDSDSVLNLERVPRSMVIVGAGVIGMEYASMFAALGSKVTVVEQRAGMLDFCDGEVTEALKYHLRDLAVTFRFGETVAAVERHARGTLTVLASGKKIAADAVMYSAGRQGLTDGLDLDKAGLSADKRGRIAVDDDYRTAVEHIYAVGDVIGFPALAATSMEQGRCAAYHAFGEPAEGLQDLQPIGIYTIPEISFIGRTEDQLTDDLIPFEVGVSRYRELARGQIIGDAHGMLKLLVSPTDRKLLGVHCFGTGATELIHIGHAVMGCGGTVDYLVDAVFNYPTLAESYKVAALDVTNKIRQIDRMDG; this comes from the coding sequence GTGCCCGATTTCGACATGCTGGTCATAGGTTCAGGCCCCGGCGGGCAGAAGGCCGCGATCGCCGCGGCGAAGCTCGGCCGCCGGGCGGCGATCGTGGATGTCCCGGACCGGCTGGGCGGGGTGTCGCTGCACACCGGCACCATCCCCTCCAAGACCCTGCGCGAGGCGGTGCTCTATCTCACCGGGCTCAACCAGCGCGATCTGTACGGGCAGAGCTACCGGCTGAAGGAGGACATCACCATCGCCGACCTGACCGCGCGCACCCAGCACGTGGTCACCCGCGAGGTGGATGTGATCCGCAATCAGCTCTCGCGGAACCAGGTCGCCATGCTGCCCGGCGTCGGGCGGTTCATGGACGACCACACGGTGGCGGTGCGCGACGCCTCGGGGCAGGACCGGCTGGTGACCGCCGAGCACATCGTGATCGCCACCGGCACCCGGCCGGCCCGCCCGGCGAGCGTGGAGTTCGACGACGTCACGGTGATGGACTCGGACAGTGTGCTGAATCTGGAGCGGGTGCCGCGGTCCATGGTGATCGTGGGCGCCGGGGTGATAGGCATGGAGTACGCCTCCATGTTCGCCGCTCTCGGCAGCAAGGTCACGGTGGTCGAACAGCGGGCCGGGATGCTGGACTTCTGCGACGGCGAGGTCACCGAGGCGCTCAAGTACCACCTGAGGGACCTGGCGGTGACCTTCCGCTTCGGCGAGACCGTCGCGGCCGTCGAACGGCACGCCCGCGGGACGCTCACCGTCCTGGCGAGCGGCAAGAAGATCGCCGCGGACGCGGTGATGTACTCCGCGGGCCGGCAGGGCCTCACCGACGGCCTCGACCTGGACAAGGCCGGACTGAGCGCGGACAAGCGCGGCCGCATCGCGGTGGACGACGACTACCGCACGGCGGTGGAGCACATCTACGCGGTCGGTGACGTCATCGGCTTCCCGGCGCTGGCCGCCACCTCGATGGAGCAGGGCCGCTGCGCGGCTTACCACGCCTTCGGCGAACCCGCCGAGGGCCTGCAGGACCTGCAGCCGATCGGCATCTACACCATTCCCGAGATCAGCTTCATCGGCCGGACCGAGGATCAGCTGACCGACGACCTGATCCCGTTCGAGGTGGGCGTCTCGCGCTACCGCGAGCTGGCCCGGGGCCAGATCATCGGGGACGCGCACGGCATGCTCAAACTGCTGGTCTCCCCCACCGACCGCAAACTGCTCGGCGTGCACTGCTTCGGCACCGGCGCCACCGAGCTGATCCACATCGGCCACGCGGTGATGGGCTGCGGCGGCACGGTGGACTACCTGGTGGACGCGGTCTTCAACTACCCGACGCTGGCCGAGTCCTACAAGGTCGCGGCGCTGGACGTCACCAACAAGATCCGGCAGATCGACCGGATGGACGGCTGA
- a CDS encoding class I SAM-dependent methyltransferase: MDWHAWHGAYDSPQSPLVNQLRTVQQRVAIALDDLPPGRVRVLSVCAGQGRDLLGALEDHPRRHDVTARLVELDPRNAARAREDASVLGLDGIEAVVGDAALTDHYTDLAPAQLVLLCGLFGNITDEDIERTVSYGSRLCATGGTLIWTRNRKAPDRFPWICGLLEDRGFTRVWLNDPAAQQGVGVHRFTGSPEPLGPGERMFTFVGYDALS, encoded by the coding sequence ATGGACTGGCATGCCTGGCACGGCGCGTACGACTCCCCCCAATCACCGCTCGTCAACCAGCTGCGGACCGTGCAGCAGCGGGTCGCCATCGCGCTGGACGATCTGCCGCCGGGCCGGGTGCGCGTACTGAGCGTGTGTGCCGGGCAGGGCCGGGACCTGCTGGGCGCACTGGAGGACCATCCGCGCCGGCACGATGTCACCGCCCGGCTGGTGGAACTCGACCCGCGCAACGCGGCCAGGGCGCGCGAGGACGCTTCGGTGCTCGGTCTTGACGGCATCGAGGCGGTGGTCGGCGACGCGGCGCTCACCGACCACTACACAGACCTGGCCCCGGCCCAACTGGTGCTGCTCTGCGGTCTGTTCGGCAACATCACGGACGAGGACATCGAGCGGACGGTGTCCTACGGCAGCCGGCTGTGCGCCACCGGCGGCACGCTGATCTGGACCCGCAACCGCAAGGCGCCGGACCGCTTCCCGTGGATCTGCGGCCTGCTGGAGGACCGCGGTTTCACCCGGGTCTGGCTCAACGACCCGGCGGCCCAGCAGGGGGTCGGTGTCCACCGCTTCACCGGCTCGCCGGAACCGCTGGGCCCCGGGGAGCGGATGTTCACCTTCGTCGGGTACGACGCGCTGTCCTGA
- a CDS encoding MarR family winged helix-turn-helix transcriptional regulator has protein sequence MPDDATLPPTRPDAPVPGGPPGQGRAAGPARTQDLGIVDSLAQLSFAVQGALGKVAAQQGLSVIQLRLLGVLRDRTPGMQELARHLGLDKSSMTGLVDRAERRGLVRRTAAPHDGRAVRVSLTEQGHEVARALTEDADREVQALAAHLTGPQRAQLSLLASLLVGGDATI, from the coding sequence ATGCCCGATGACGCCACGCTGCCGCCGACCCGACCCGACGCACCCGTTCCCGGAGGGCCGCCGGGGCAGGGCAGGGCCGCGGGGCCGGCGCGGACACAGGACCTGGGGATCGTGGACAGCCTCGCCCAGCTGTCCTTCGCGGTGCAGGGCGCGCTGGGGAAGGTCGCCGCCCAGCAGGGCCTTTCGGTCATCCAGCTGCGGCTGCTCGGGGTGCTGCGTGATCGCACCCCCGGCATGCAGGAGCTCGCCCGTCATCTGGGGCTGGACAAATCCAGCATGACCGGGCTGGTCGACCGGGCCGAGCGCCGCGGTCTGGTCCGCCGCACCGCGGCGCCGCACGACGGGCGGGCCGTGCGGGTGTCGCTGACCGAGCAGGGGCACGAGGTGGCCCGTGCGCTCACCGAGGACGCCGACCGGGAGGTCCAGGCCCTCGCGGCGCATCTCACCGGACCGCAGCGCGCCCAGCTGTCGCTGCTGGCGAGCCTGCTGGTGGGCGGCGACGCCACGATCTGA
- a CDS encoding quinone oxidoreductase family protein: protein MYAAVVSSFDRPPRYEETAAPQPAEGRVLVRMLAAGLHPRVRSGANGTHYTSEGQLPLIPGVDGVGQLPDGQRVYFVADDDDPGTMAEQAVVDPRRAVPLPDDADAAVIAAAMNPAMSSWVALRRRISFQPGQSVLVLGATGNAGRMAVQIARRLGADRIVAAGRDPQRLDLLTGLGATGLVSLAGDPEHAADQLGKAAADVDVVIDYTWGAPTERAIPALLTHRADRSAPLDWIQIGSTAGLDLTLPSFVLRAANLRIMGSGQGSVTAAGIVAELPSLIDEFSAGTLTAAAQPVPLTEVEEAWGAPTEPGRRLVFTMSA from the coding sequence ATGTACGCCGCCGTGGTCAGCTCGTTCGACCGTCCGCCCCGCTACGAGGAGACCGCCGCCCCGCAGCCCGCCGAGGGCCGGGTCCTGGTGCGGATGCTCGCCGCCGGCCTGCACCCCCGGGTCCGCTCGGGCGCCAATGGCACCCACTACACCAGCGAGGGGCAGCTGCCCCTGATCCCCGGCGTCGACGGCGTGGGACAGCTGCCCGACGGACAGCGCGTGTACTTCGTGGCGGACGACGACGACCCCGGCACGATGGCCGAGCAGGCGGTGGTCGACCCCCGCCGCGCCGTCCCCCTGCCGGACGACGCCGACGCGGCCGTCATCGCGGCCGCCATGAACCCCGCGATGTCCTCGTGGGTGGCGCTGCGCCGCCGGATCTCCTTCCAGCCCGGGCAGAGCGTGCTGGTGCTCGGCGCGACCGGCAACGCCGGCCGGATGGCCGTGCAGATCGCCCGCCGCCTCGGCGCCGACCGGATCGTCGCCGCCGGCCGCGACCCGCAGCGCCTGGACCTGCTCACCGGCCTCGGGGCCACCGGCCTGGTCTCCCTGGCCGGCGACCCGGAACACGCCGCCGACCAGCTCGGCAAGGCCGCCGCGGACGTCGACGTCGTGATCGACTACACCTGGGGCGCGCCCACCGAACGGGCCATCCCCGCGCTGCTCACCCACCGCGCCGACCGCAGCGCCCCGCTGGACTGGATCCAGATCGGCTCGACGGCCGGGCTCGACCTCACCTTGCCCTCCTTCGTCCTGCGGGCGGCCAATCTGCGGATCATGGGCAGCGGGCAGGGCTCGGTCACCGCCGCCGGCATCGTCGCCGAACTGCCGTCCCTGATCGATGAGTTCTCGGCCGGCACGCTGACCGCCGCGGCCCAGCCGGTGCCCCTGACCGAGGTCGAGGAGGCATGGGGAGCACCCACCGAGCCGGGCCGGCGCCTGGTGTTCACCATGTCCGCCTGA
- a CDS encoding FAD-dependent oxidoreductase, with the protein MTHTADTEVIICGTGAAGLTLAIDLARREIEFLLIDKAPHPFTGSRGKGIQPRSQEVFEDLGVIDRIVASGGEYPVERVYTADGPVDRAAVVLAEPTPDEPYQIPLLVPQFRTESRLRERLAELGHTPSYGCELVGFEQDPDGVTARIAAPDGERTVRAAYLVGADGGSSFVRKSLGIGFPGKTLGVRAIVADVLVDGVPADAWHRWGQGGSSQVSLCPLPGTGLFQFQAPIPFDIEADLSAQGLTALLRERTGRDDIVIRSVSWASAFSMNARLAETYRRDRVLLTGDAAHCHPPTGGQGLNTSVQDAYNLGWKLAAVLDGAPESLLETYEQERRPVAEAVLGLSEKLLEAARTRHTHRGREVSQLDLGYPDSPLTLPDDPEYTGLPAGDRAPDAPVTGAGGLPTRLFSLFQGPHWTLLGYGVDSAAAPEPRGGLHMHTIGVRGDIRDSGGHVRSAYGLAPGQWVLVRPDGYIAAVTGATGLDAITAYLDTVGVLPAEAARPLPQPRPAESGTDMPDQGTSPHAARTRWEDHRVRASAERRRSGAQRELRELRRRIQRDLRAARRERETAAVVARSRLAELGVRGLTGLVADLHGGPTGK; encoded by the coding sequence ATGACGCACACCGCTGACACCGAAGTGATCATCTGCGGAACGGGCGCGGCGGGGCTGACCCTCGCCATCGACCTCGCCCGCCGGGAGATCGAGTTCCTGCTGATCGACAAGGCACCGCACCCGTTCACCGGCTCGCGCGGAAAGGGCATCCAGCCGCGCAGCCAGGAGGTGTTCGAGGATCTGGGGGTGATCGACCGGATCGTCGCCTCGGGGGGTGAGTACCCCGTTGAGCGCGTGTACACCGCCGACGGGCCGGTCGACCGGGCGGCCGTCGTGCTGGCGGAGCCGACGCCGGACGAGCCGTACCAGATCCCGCTGCTCGTCCCGCAGTTCCGCACCGAGAGCCGGCTGCGCGAGCGGCTGGCCGAGCTCGGCCACACCCCGTCCTACGGCTGCGAACTCGTCGGCTTCGAGCAGGACCCCGACGGCGTCACCGCGCGGATCGCGGCCCCGGACGGCGAGCGGACCGTACGGGCGGCCTATCTGGTCGGCGCCGACGGCGGATCGAGCTTCGTGCGCAAGTCCCTGGGCATCGGCTTCCCCGGAAAGACCCTCGGCGTGCGGGCGATCGTGGCCGACGTACTGGTCGACGGCGTCCCGGCGGACGCCTGGCACCGCTGGGGCCAGGGGGGTTCCTCCCAGGTGTCGCTCTGCCCGCTGCCGGGCACCGGCCTGTTCCAGTTCCAGGCCCCGATCCCCTTCGACATCGAGGCCGACCTCTCCGCGCAGGGGCTCACCGCGCTGCTGCGTGAGCGCACCGGCCGGGACGACATCGTGATCCGCTCGGTCTCCTGGGCCTCCGCGTTCTCGATGAACGCCCGGCTGGCCGAGACGTACCGGCGCGATCGGGTGCTCCTGACCGGAGACGCGGCGCACTGCCACCCGCCGACCGGTGGCCAGGGTCTGAACACCAGCGTCCAGGACGCCTACAACCTCGGCTGGAAGCTGGCCGCGGTGCTCGACGGCGCTCCGGAATCGCTGCTGGAGACCTACGAGCAGGAGCGCCGGCCGGTCGCCGAGGCGGTGCTCGGCCTGTCCGAGAAGCTGCTGGAGGCCGCCAGGACCCGCCACACCCACCGCGGGCGCGAGGTCAGCCAGCTCGACCTCGGCTACCCGGACTCGCCCCTGACCCTGCCCGACGACCCGGAGTACACCGGCCTGCCGGCCGGTGACCGCGCGCCCGACGCCCCGGTGACCGGCGCCGGCGGCCTGCCCACCCGGCTGTTCAGCCTCTTCCAGGGCCCCCACTGGACCCTGCTCGGCTACGGCGTCGACAGCGCCGCGGCACCAGAGCCGCGCGGCGGCCTGCACATGCACACCATCGGCGTGCGGGGCGACATCCGCGACAGCGGCGGCCATGTGCGCAGCGCCTACGGCCTGGCGCCCGGGCAGTGGGTGCTGGTCCGCCCGGACGGCTACATCGCCGCGGTGACCGGCGCCACCGGCCTCGACGCCATCACCGCCTACCTCGACACCGTCGGTGTCCTTCCCGCCGAGGCGGCCCGGCCGCTGCCGCAGCCGCGTCCCGCAGAATCGGGCACGGACATGCCGGATCAGGGAACCTCGCCGCACGCTGCCCGCACCCGGTGGGAGGACCACCGGGTGCGCGCCTCCGCCGAGCGGCGCCGCTCGGGCGCCCAGCGAGAGCTGCGGGAGCTCCGGCGGCGGATCCAGCGCGACCTGCGGGCCGCCCGCCGGGAAAGGGAGACCGCCGCGGTCGTCGCCCGCTCCAGGCTCGCCGAACTCGGGGTCCGCGGCCTCACCGGACTGGTGGCCGACCTGCACGGCGGGCCCACCGGGAAGTGA
- a CDS encoding hydrophobic protein, with protein MGPLLLVLLLALVLFGVGFAVKILWWVAVVVLVVWLLGFVMRGTGSGGSRGRWYRW; from the coding sequence ATGGGTCCCCTGCTTCTGGTACTTCTGCTCGCACTGGTCCTCTTCGGCGTCGGATTCGCCGTGAAGATCCTCTGGTGGGTCGCGGTCGTCGTCCTTGTCGTCTGGCTGCTCGGTTTCGTGATGCGCGGCACCGGCTCCGGCGGTTCCAGGGGACGGTGGTACCGCTGGTGA